The following proteins come from a genomic window of Euwallacea fornicatus isolate EFF26 chromosome 9, ASM4011564v1, whole genome shotgun sequence:
- the LOC136341122 gene encoding SUN domain-containing ossification factor: MPGMQFNMKVTGFTVFLIGYFNITFLYLSTFQCSEVHSDSNEDDSTLNVQPTTLVQNYSSSDLFSAEADIISTSEGHLIFNQEEKLDKVIDSTPTNKLDAVPEPVFTSVDSSHVDVTNEIINNDTPIVISRIDAATEELQKRAKLPSPLTTEETISEAIEATEANITNQVLDVEDESRSEINAALETEDKKIPKNTTDTNAEDIPSFSEWAQKRLEEAEKQEQDSLSAVNTTNNITKHILNAKLRWKNYASVDCGAKVILANPEAEHSSALLVGSRDEYVLNPCSSRIWFIVELCEAIQLKKVELANYELFSSSPKDFTVSVGDRFPTRDWSVVGQFTAKDERDVQHFYINTETFGKYVKVEIKSHYGAEHYCPLSLFRAYGTSVFEVLQKDDLTHDQPIDDDDDDESLDVNENTPSNNLLTSATDAVISIVKKAAQVLGNKVAKSNDSSQISNDAKSPSFVTKSCNSPSHYVICTNCSDILFGKIFELLSCNQRQIKNLVSIPFIRNSLERSMICKNFGIDLRDKLALNSLHSGSLCVESFFPPSFLGAMCNILAIGHNKVLYNISYHFANTTEKMHGDGLVNVAKDEQNILPVLEGEEMLEKFSEHFPTEPLNIERPDINTKSGCSTDTTYTSQIKPSRSIVTELPVNSDITTTPVVTKQIEEKPEVSESIQGQGDVVDIDGSTEMPSNGDIQMDGIIDSDSGDKAGVELNTEGSPSVSNMAGADSVQGQKESVFLRLSNRIKALERNVSLSGQYLEELSKRYKKQVEEMQRVLEKTEKTLDEVNAFEDERFRALEDKLDTLTKAMEYFSAEKESWEMISYWLFLVLAATFLVYCYNRISTPKPADKPSVKPVEIQRRNSVDVVTRATTKKKKRRPSDQALKIVASAAAGDQEKSIKKRKKKSSNPLDTYRYENNEEVFAPPCTSSKIWGKQSGADWVEGRGRVIENIPFPLEEADSYILEFLPPVPEVMPFDTPDYVKTAVNVRQGRLSLRNGSGVKNSGENEKKRQSSPTASSVNGNIANGHQPSPKKEKKGFRKLFKKVF, translated from the exons ATGCCAGGTATGCAATTTAACATGAAAGTTACCGGATTTACAGTGTTCCTGATCGGATATTTCAACATTACTTTCCTCTATTTGAG CACCTTCCAATGCAGTGAGGTCCATTCAGACTCCAATGAAGATGACTCAACCTTGAATGTTCAACCAACAACCCTGGTCCAAAATTATTCTAGTTCTGATCTTTTCTCTGCTGAAGCAGATATTATTAGTACCAGTGAAGGTCACTTAATCTTCAACCAGGAAGAAAAGTTGGATAAGGTTATTGATTCTACACCTACAAATAAATTGGATGCAGTTCCTGAGCCAGTTTTCACCAGTGTTGATTCCAGTCATGTGGATGTGACAAATGA AATTATCAACAATGACACGCCGATCGTCATCTCACGGATCGATGCGGCCACCGAAGAACTTCAGAAACGAGCCAAGTTACCATCACCTTTAACGACTGAAGAAACAATATCCGAAGCGATAGAAGCGACTGAAGCTAACATTACTAACCAAGTATTAGACGTGGAAGACGAGAGCCGATCTGAAATTAATGCAGCCCTTGAGActgaagacaaaaaaataccaaaaaatacgACAGACACGAATGCCGAGGACATACCCTCTTTTTCAGAGTGGGCGCAGAAACGGTTGGAGGAGGCTGAGAAGCAGGAACAGGATAGTCTGTCCGCTGTAAATACTACGAATAACATcactaaacatattttaaatgcaaagCTGCGTTGGAAGAATTACGCCTCTGTAGATTGCGGAGCTAAAGTTATTTTAGCCAATCCAGAAGCGGAACACTCCTCTGCACTTCTGGTGGGTTCGCGAGATGAATATGTACTTAACCCTTGCAGTAGCCGCATATGGTTTATTGTGGAGCTTTGCGAAGCAATTCAGCTCAAGAAGGTGGAACTAGCCAACTACGAATTGTTTTCTTCATCTCCCAAAGATTTCACGGTGTCGGTGGGAGACAGATTTCCTACTAGAGATTGGTCAGTGGTGGGTCAATTCACTGCCAAAGACGAGCGTGATGTAcagcatttttatattaacacCGAGACTTTCGGGAAGtatgttaaagttgaaattaaGTCCCACTACGGCGCGGAACATTACTGTCCTTTAAGTTTGTTTCGGGCGTATGGAACTTCAGTGTTTGAAGTATTGCAGAAGGACGATTTAACGCATGATCAGCCCatagatgatgatgatgatgacgaaTCTTTAGATGTAAACGAAAATACTCCCAGCAATAATCTCCTAACCTCAGCCACAGACGCAGTGATATCGATCGTGAAAAAGGCCGCTCAGGTCTTGGGAAATAAAGTAGCAAAAAGCAATGATTCTAGTCAGATAAGCAACGATGCCAAATCCCCCTCATTTGTTACCAAGTCGTGCAACTCTCCTAGTCATTATGTGATTTGCACGAATTGTTCAGACATCTTGTTTGGAAAGATATTCGAACTTCTAAGCTGCAATCAAAGGCAGATAAAGAATCTAGTCAGCATTCCCTTTATCCGAAATTCCTTAGAGAGATCCATGATTTGCAAAAACTTTGGAATAGATTTGAGAGACAAATTGGCTCTTAATAGTCTACACTCAGGTTCCTTATGCGTCGAATCCTTCTTTCCCCCCAGCTTTCTAGGAGCCATGTGCAACATCCTCGCGATAGGCCACAACAAAGTCTTATACAACATTAGTTACCACTTCGCAAACACAACAGAAAAAATGCATGGGGATGGTTTGGTAAACGTTGCCAAAGACGAGCAGAACATTTTGCCAGTATTGGAAGGTGAGGAAATGTTAGAGAAGTTTTCTGAACATTTTCCCACTGAGCCGCTCAACATAGAGCGTCCCGACATTAACACCAAGTCTGGCTGTTCTACTGACACCACCTACACTTCACAAATTAAACCTTCAAGGTCAATAGTGACCGAATTGCCGGTTAATTCGGACATAACCACTACACCAGTAGTTACCAAGCAAATAGAAGAAAAACCAGAAGTTTCAGAAAGCATTCAGGGGCAAGGAGATGTAGTTGATATTGATGGTAGTACTGAAATGCCTAGTAACGGGGATATTCAGATGGATGGCATCATAGACTCAGACAGTGGAGATAAAGCTGGAGTGGAGCTGAATACCGAAGGCAGTCCATCAGTGAGTAATATGGCAGGTGCGGACAGCGTCCAAGGGCAGAAGGAGTCGGTGTTTTTGAGGCTTTCCAATAGAATCAAG GCCCTTGAAAGAAACGTATCACTCTCGGGGCAgtacctcgaagagctgagcAAAAGATACAAAAAACAGGTAGAGGAAATGCAGCGAGTCCTAGAAAAAACCGAGAAAACCCTAGATGAAGTGAACGCTTTCGAAGACGAGCGTTTCCGAGCTTTAGAGGACAAACTAGATACACTCACCAAAGCTATGGAATATTTCTCTGCGGAAAAAGAGAGCTGGGAAATGATATCTTACTGGCTATTTCTTGTCCTTGCAGCTACATTTCTTGTTTACTGTTATAACAGAATATCAACGCCGAAACCTGCAGATAAACCTTCTGTTAAACCTGTTGAGATACAGCGCCGCAATTCGGTTGATGTTGTGACCAGAGCCACgactaaaaaaaagaaacggcGCCCTAGCGATCAAGCTTTAAAGATTGTGGCATCGGCCGCTGCGGGGGACCAGGAAAAATCTAtcaaaaagagaaagaagaagTCATCGAACCCGTTAGACACCTACAGGTATGAGAACAACGAGGAGGTCTTTGCACCTCCCTGCACTTCGAGTAAAATTTGGGGGAAGCAGAGCGGCGCGGATTGGGTGGAAGGTCGGGGCAGAGTCATAGAAAACATTCCATTTCCTCTGGAAGAAGCCGATAGTTACATATTGGAATTCTTACCGCCGGTGCCGGAGGTGATGCCATTTGACACTCCTGATTATGTTAAAACAGCGGTCAACGTTAGGCAAGGGAGATTGTCTTTGAGAAATGGTAGTGGTGTCAAGAATAGTGGAGAGAACGAGAAGAAGCGACAGTCCAGTCCCACCGCCTCATCGGTCAATGGAAACATTGCGAATGGGCATCAACCTTCGCCCAAGAAGGAAAAGAAGGGCTTTAGGAAGTTGTTTAAGAAGGTGTTTTGA